In a genomic window of Thiolapillus brandeum:
- a CDS encoding lysophospholipid acyltransferase family protein: MTLLRIIQRFLLLLLHTLYGIWLSLSIHKRQAPDGVSFPDPQPVARWSARLLDILGVEVIVHGDIPGESGLLVANHVSWLDIPVINSLTGSAFLSKNSIRYWPVIGWFAIASGTLFIRRGKHDAKRISQAIATRLREGRRMAIFPEGTTSDGRQVRRFFPRLFSAAIDTGAPVIPVALCYRVNGQPDTLAPYTRGRSFFRILLGILARPGSQVHVCFSGTLPASEYDRKGLAEASRSVIQAALEDPSLT; the protein is encoded by the coding sequence ATGACACTACTCCGGATTATCCAGCGCTTCCTGTTGCTGCTGCTGCACACCCTGTATGGCATCTGGCTGAGCCTGAGCATTCACAAGCGCCAGGCTCCTGATGGCGTAAGTTTTCCCGATCCACAACCCGTAGCACGCTGGTCAGCCCGGCTACTGGACATCCTGGGGGTGGAGGTCATCGTGCATGGCGACATTCCCGGGGAAAGCGGCCTGCTGGTCGCCAACCATGTTTCCTGGCTGGATATTCCGGTGATCAATTCCCTCACGGGTTCGGCATTTCTGTCCAAGAACAGTATCCGGTACTGGCCGGTAATCGGCTGGTTTGCCATAGCCTCGGGAACCTTGTTCATCCGCCGCGGCAAACATGACGCAAAACGCATTTCCCAGGCCATAGCCACCCGCCTCAGAGAAGGTCGCCGTATGGCCATCTTTCCGGAAGGAACCACCTCCGACGGCAGACAAGTACGGCGCTTTTTCCCGCGCCTGTTCAGCGCCGCCATCGATACGGGGGCTCCCGTGATCCCCGTGGCACTGTGTTACCGGGTGAATGGACAGCCGGACACCCTGGCGCCCTATACCAGGGGACGCAGCTTCTTTCGCATTCTGCTGGGTATTCTGGCGCGCCCCGGCAGCCAGGTGCATGTGTGCTTTTCCGGCACCCTGCCGGCATCCGAATACGATCGCAAGGGGCTGGCGGAAGCCTCCCGTTCCGTCATTCAGGCCGCGTTGGAAGACCCCTCGCTGACCTGA
- a CDS encoding TrmH family RNA methyltransferase has product MTEKLSARKFRERRREQMLRAYEKNRRRNLLAKPGKHDFIVVLDHLKAGYNVPKIFRSAEAFGAHEVQLIDIGPFDPSPAKGAFRQVPARFFGNFDQSHKDLRARDYTLYALSPDSRHALPGEILPDRSAFIFGHEEIGLSFDPADYPDIQLLHIPQFGRVESLNVSIAASIVMYEYTRQRQA; this is encoded by the coding sequence ATGACCGAAAAACTGTCCGCGCGCAAGTTTCGCGAAAGGCGGCGTGAGCAAATGCTGCGCGCTTACGAAAAGAACCGGCGGCGCAATCTGCTTGCAAAACCCGGGAAACATGACTTTATTGTGGTTCTCGATCATCTCAAGGCCGGTTACAACGTGCCCAAGATCTTTCGCAGCGCAGAAGCATTTGGAGCCCACGAAGTGCAGCTCATCGACATTGGCCCTTTCGACCCGTCTCCGGCCAAGGGTGCTTTTCGCCAGGTACCTGCCCGGTTCTTCGGGAATTTTGACCAAAGCCACAAGGATCTGCGGGCCCGGGACTACACCCTGTATGCCCTGTCGCCAGACAGCCGCCATGCCCTGCCCGGGGAAATACTGCCGGATCGCAGCGCATTCATCTTCGGTCACGAGGAGATTGGCCTGAGTTTCGATCCGGCAGACTATCCGGACATCCAACTCCTGCATATCCCCCAGTTTGGCCGGGTGGAAAGCCTCAACGTGAGTATCGCCGCCTCTATCGTCATGTATGAATACACGAGGCAGCGGCAGGCATGA